One Apium graveolens cultivar Ventura unplaced genomic scaffold, ASM990537v1 ctg5887, whole genome shotgun sequence genomic region harbors:
- the LOC141702910 gene encoding tubby-like protein 8, translating to MNEPEFILGSGSMEPADSEHSSLLKIWDYSDSESAPASSWSTIPNRTLLCRPLPVDIGRCTCVIVKEKSVEGLHGGSLYTVYTNVRRVMEDNRKLAVARHKRHNGRSEYIVVQSTKGILGPGDDSFVGSVTSNLIGSKYNIWDQPHAVSELNEKSFWKMFDIGLYEQCRRKYGAIS from the exons ATGAATGAACCTGAATTTATACTTGGATCAGGAAGTATGGAGCCTGCTGATTCGGAGCACTCGAGTTTGTTGAAGATTTGGGATTATTCGGATTCTGAGTCTGCTCCGGCTTCTTCCTGGTCTACTATTCCCAATAG GACATTGCTGTGCAGGCCTTTGCCAGTGGACATTGGGAGGTGCACTTGTGTGATTGTGAAAGAAAAATCTGTAGAAGGACTACATGGGGGCAGTTTGTACACCGTTTACACTAATGTAAG GAGGGTCATGGAAGACAATCGAAAACTTGCAGTGGCTCGCCACAAAAGGCATAATGGAAGATCTGAGTATATAGTTGTTCAATCAACAAAGGGGATTTTAGGTCCTGGTGATGATAGTTTTGTGGGAAGTGTCACTTCCAACCTCATAGGTTCCAAGTACAATATATGGGATCAA CCACATGCCGTGTCAGAGCTCAATGAAAAGAGTTTCTGGAAGATGTTTGATATTGGGCTTTATGAGCAGTGTAGGAGGAAGTATGGAGCTATTTCATGA